A window from Butyricicoccus intestinisimiae encodes these proteins:
- a CDS encoding glycoside hydrolase family 18 protein: MTSNIHWMIAAAGADAQQTRQAGFSCVHFCSRLSEEGTFSLTALPAGSRGDYLGIADSRGIPKHCAAFAREAVCAAQNRHCTGILADFERPLLQELTACLNRETQQQNLTLFVPLPLADYAPHAQVIADTVISGGSLEEYFSNLLSRFGEHRLAAQLTCTCMDFPLPCASPSGTVLTAKQFQALRTATGSAVFFSRELCAKYFTYTKDDQAHFVLFDDADTLQAKAQLLTRLGVQYLLAVYPDAKAMGLF, from the coding sequence GCCCAGCAGACCAGACAAGCCGGCTTTTCCTGTGTCCATTTTTGCTCCCGCCTGTCCGAAGAAGGGACGTTTTCTCTGACCGCTTTGCCCGCCGGTTCCCGCGGCGATTATCTCGGCATCGCGGACAGCCGCGGCATTCCCAAGCACTGCGCCGCATTCGCGCGAGAGGCAGTCTGTGCCGCGCAAAACCGGCACTGCACGGGAATTTTGGCGGATTTTGAGCGGCCGCTGCTGCAAGAGCTGACGGCTTGTTTGAATCGCGAGACGCAGCAGCAAAACCTCACGCTGTTCGTTCCGCTCCCGCTGGCAGACTACGCGCCGCATGCGCAAGTCATCGCGGACACCGTCATTTCCGGCGGCAGTTTGGAGGAGTATTTTTCCAATTTGCTCTCGCGCTTTGGAGAGCATCGGCTCGCCGCACAGCTCACCTGCACCTGTATGGATTTCCCGCTCCCCTGCGCGTCTCCCAGTGGAACAGTGCTGACCGCCAAGCAATTTCAAGCACTGCGGACGGCTACCGGTTCTGCGGTCTTTTTCTCGCGCGAATTATGCGCCAAATACTTTACCTATACCAAAGACGATCAGGCGCATTTCGTTTTATTTGATGACGCGGATACCCTGCAAGCCAAAGCGCAGCTATTAACGCGCCTTGGTGTCCAATATCTGCTCGCCGTCTATCCCGACGCCAAAGCGATGGGATTATTTTGA
- a CDS encoding amidohydrolase family protein: MNTKQSFAIKGDICFCKMKDQWTTMKNAYAVCETGISQGVFAQLPEQYAHFPVYDFTGKLIIPGLVDLHMHAPQYAFRGMGMDLELMDWLGQQTFPEEAKYADLSYADKAYTIFADNIKHSATSHACLFATQHRAATELLMDRMEQTGMISFVGKVNMDREAPDNLRESSAEASAQETLRWLYEIAGKYQRTKPILTPRFIPSCTPELLAKLQIIQQEYKLPVQSHLSENTGEIAFVHELCPDARFYGDAYDAYGLFGRQHPKEHTYPAIMAHCVHSTEEEIKLLRDNGVFVAHCPASNTNLSSGIAPIRRYLENHMHVGLGSDIAGGHTESILRAVCDAVQVSKLYWRLVDNGAVPLTFCEAFYLATKGGGAFFGSVGSLERGYDFSAVVLDDSSLRHPFALTIPQRLERAAYSALDAYGICAKFVSGTLLFDRTHSK; this comes from the coding sequence ATGAATACGAAACAGAGCTTTGCAATCAAAGGCGACATTTGTTTTTGCAAGATGAAAGACCAGTGGACAACAATGAAAAACGCCTACGCCGTGTGCGAAACCGGCATTTCTCAGGGCGTTTTTGCGCAGCTGCCCGAGCAGTATGCGCATTTTCCGGTATACGATTTTACCGGAAAGCTGATTATTCCGGGGTTGGTGGATCTGCACATGCATGCACCGCAGTATGCATTCCGCGGCATGGGTATGGATTTGGAATTGATGGATTGGCTTGGTCAGCAAACATTTCCGGAAGAAGCAAAATATGCAGACCTTTCCTATGCCGATAAAGCATATACGATTTTTGCGGATAATATCAAGCACAGCGCGACATCTCATGCGTGTCTGTTCGCCACGCAGCACCGCGCGGCGACGGAATTGCTGATGGATCGCATGGAGCAGACGGGAATGATCAGCTTTGTCGGCAAGGTCAATATGGATCGAGAGGCACCGGATAACCTGCGGGAAAGCAGTGCAGAGGCATCCGCACAGGAGACCCTGCGTTGGCTGTACGAAATCGCAGGAAAGTATCAGCGCACGAAACCGATACTGACACCGCGCTTTATTCCATCGTGCACGCCGGAACTGCTCGCAAAGCTGCAAATCATCCAGCAGGAGTACAAGCTGCCGGTGCAGTCGCATCTGTCGGAAAATACGGGAGAAATTGCGTTTGTACATGAACTTTGTCCGGATGCAAGGTTTTACGGCGATGCCTATGATGCCTATGGTCTGTTTGGCAGACAGCATCCGAAAGAACACACCTATCCGGCGATTATGGCACACTGTGTGCACTCGACGGAGGAGGAAATCAAGCTGCTGCGGGACAACGGCGTGTTTGTCGCGCACTGCCCTGCATCCAACACCAATTTGTCGTCGGGTATCGCGCCGATTCGCCGCTATTTGGAAAATCATATGCATGTGGGCTTGGGCAGCGATATCGCGGGCGGTCACACGGAATCAATATTGCGGGCGGTCTGCGATGCTGTGCAGGTTTCCAAACTGTATTGGCGGCTGGTTGATAACGGTGCCGTGCCGCTGACGTTCTGTGAAGCGTTTTATCTGGCGACCAAGGGCGGCGGTGCGTTCTTTGGCAGCGTAGGCAGTCTGGAGCGCGGGTATGATTTCAGCGCTGTTGTGCTGGATGACAGCAGCTTGCGGCATCCGTTTGCGCTGACCATTCCCCAGCGCTTGGAGCGCGCGGCGTACAGTGCGTTGGATGCGTATGGCATCTGTGCAAAATTTGTATCCGGCACGCTGCTGTTTGACCGCACGCATTCAAAATAA
- a CDS encoding helix-turn-helix domain-containing protein — protein MNQKKIGELIRAARREHGFTQQELADKMNISDKTVSKWECGLGCPDLSLLPQLSEILKLDLSALLDGQLPTRRVLAGNMKKLLFYICPTCGNLITASGEAQVSCCGKKLLPLTPQKASDDQTVTLEKLENEWHVISDHPMTKDHSIAFVTLLTGDTVVTRKLYPEWNMETRLPYFRHGILVWYCNQHGLFYQNF, from the coding sequence ATGAATCAAAAGAAAATCGGCGAACTCATTCGCGCCGCCCGCCGTGAGCACGGCTTCACACAGCAGGAGCTTGCGGACAAAATGAACATCAGTGACAAAACCGTTTCCAAGTGGGAATGCGGGTTAGGCTGTCCGGATTTATCCCTGCTGCCGCAGCTTTCAGAAATCCTCAAGTTGGATTTGTCCGCCCTGTTGGACGGACAGCTGCCCACGCGCCGCGTTTTGGCAGGCAACATGAAAAAGCTGCTGTTCTATATCTGCCCCACATGCGGCAATCTCATCACCGCTTCCGGAGAAGCACAGGTGAGCTGCTGCGGCAAAAAGCTGCTCCCGCTCACGCCGCAAAAGGCATCCGACGACCAAACAGTGACACTGGAAAAACTGGAAAACGAATGGCATGTGATTTCCGACCATCCCATGACCAAAGATCATTCGATTGCTTTCGTCACGCTGCTCACCGGAGATACCGTCGTGACGCGAAAACTATATCCGGAGTGGAACATGGAAACCCGCCTGCCGTACTTTCGCCACGGTATTCTCGTCTGGTACTGCAATCAGCACGGGTTGTTCTATCAAAATTTCTAA
- a CDS encoding redox-sensing transcriptional repressor Rex yields the protein MANTKNVSKAVVNRLPRYYRTLRELADQGIGRISSKELALQMDLTASQIRQDLSCFGGFGQQGYGYSVDKLIVELERILGVAGSQRAILLGVGNLGRALLRNFDFSYCGVRPIAAFDTAQTVVGSDFRGIHVHALQELEEYCERERPDIAVLCVPADKAMDMAQRLVKNGIRGIWNFSNVSMKEDVLGVPVQDVHFSDSLMTLCYRMKDTDPFDEINEIE from the coding sequence GTGGCTAACACAAAAAACGTATCCAAAGCAGTCGTGAACCGCCTGCCGCGGTATTACCGCACGCTTCGGGAGCTTGCCGATCAGGGCATTGGACGCATTTCGTCTAAGGAACTTGCCCTGCAGATGGACCTGACTGCCTCACAGATCAGACAGGATTTGAGCTGCTTTGGCGGCTTTGGTCAGCAGGGATATGGTTATAGTGTAGATAAGTTAATCGTGGAGTTGGAGCGCATTCTCGGTGTTGCCGGAAGCCAGCGGGCGATTTTGCTCGGCGTCGGTAATCTGGGACGGGCACTGCTGCGCAACTTCGATTTCTCCTACTGCGGCGTTCGTCCGATTGCGGCATTTGACACCGCCCAAACGGTTGTGGGCAGCGACTTCCGCGGCATTCACGTACATGCCCTGCAGGAGCTGGAAGAATACTGCGAGCGCGAACGGCCGGATATTGCGGTTCTGTGCGTGCCGGCGGATAAAGCGATGGACATGGCACAGCGTCTGGTTAAGAACGGCATTCGCGGCATCTGGAATTTCTCTAATGTCTCGATGAAAGAGGATGTGCTGGGCGTTCCGGTACAGGATGTTCATTTTTCCGATTCGCTCATGACGCTTTGCTACCGCATGAAAGACACCGATCCGTTTGACGAAATCAACGAGATTGAGTAA
- a CDS encoding NADP-dependent isocitrate dehydrogenase, protein MEKIKMTTPLVEMDGDEMTRVIWQMIKDELICPFVDLKSEYYDLGLKHRNETDDQVTVDSAEATKKYGVAVKCATITPNAARMTEYNLKEMWKSPNGTIRAILDGTVFRAPILVKGVEPYVKNWVKPITIARHAYGDVYKGVEMKVPGPGKVELVYTAEDGTETRETVHDFQSAGIVQGQHNLVPSIESFARSCFGFAVDTKQDLWFATKDTISKKYDHTFKDIFQEIYDNEYKEIFEKMGLEYFYTLIDDAVARVIRSNGGYIWACKNYDGDVMSDMLATAYGSLSMMTSVLVSPKGVYEYEAAHGTVQRHYYKHLKGEETSTNSIATIFAWTGALRKRGELDQLPELSAFADKLEKACIDTVESGKMTKDLALITKLEHVTTLNTEGFIKAVRETLEASL, encoded by the coding sequence ATGGAAAAGATTAAAATGACCACACCGCTCGTCGAGATGGACGGCGACGAGATGACCCGCGTCATCTGGCAGATGATTAAAGACGAGCTGATTTGCCCTTTTGTAGATCTGAAGTCCGAATATTATGATCTGGGACTCAAGCATCGAAACGAAACCGATGATCAGGTGACCGTTGACTCGGCAGAGGCAACCAAGAAGTACGGCGTTGCCGTCAAGTGTGCAACCATCACACCGAATGCAGCACGTATGACCGAGTACAACCTCAAGGAAATGTGGAAGAGCCCGAACGGCACCATTCGTGCCATTCTGGACGGCACCGTATTCCGTGCGCCGATCCTCGTCAAGGGTGTTGAGCCGTACGTCAAGAACTGGGTCAAGCCGATTACCATTGCGCGTCACGCATACGGTGACGTATACAAGGGCGTCGAGATGAAGGTTCCGGGCCCGGGCAAGGTAGAGCTGGTGTACACCGCGGAGGACGGCACGGAGACGCGCGAGACCGTGCATGATTTCCAGTCCGCAGGCATTGTACAGGGTCAGCACAATCTGGTTCCGTCTATTGAGAGCTTTGCGAGAAGCTGCTTTGGCTTTGCTGTTGACACCAAGCAGGATCTTTGGTTTGCAACCAAGGACACCATTTCCAAAAAGTATGACCACACATTTAAGGACATTTTCCAGGAGATTTACGACAACGAGTACAAGGAAATCTTCGAGAAGATGGGTCTGGAGTATTTCTACACGCTGATTGATGATGCTGTAGCCCGCGTCATTCGCTCCAACGGCGGCTATATCTGGGCGTGCAAGAACTATGACGGCGATGTCATGAGTGATATGCTGGCAACGGCGTACGGCTCTTTGTCTATGATGACATCGGTGCTCGTTTCCCCGAAGGGCGTCTACGAGTACGAGGCAGCACACGGCACCGTACAGCGCCATTACTACAAGCACCTGAAGGGCGAGGAGACCTCTACGAACTCCATCGCAACCATTTTTGCATGGACAGGTGCTCTGCGCAAGCGCGGCGAGCTGGATCAGCTGCCGGAACTGTCCGCATTTGCTGACAAACTGGAAAAAGCTTGCATTGACACCGTAGAATCTGGTAAGATGACTAAGGACCTTGCACTTATCACCAAGTTGGAGCATGTCACAACTCTGAATACGGAAGGCTTCATCAAGGCTGTCCGCGAGACGCTGGAAGCTTCTCTGTAA